From the Streptomyces sp. NBC_01216 genome, the window ACAGGCCGCCGAGGACGGTGGCGGAGACGTCCAGGACGCCGGTCGCGCTGTTCTGGACGTACTTCCGCAGCCAGTCGGAGCGCAACAGGCTGTCCTGGACCTCGACGCGGGAGAGCTCCGTGTGGAAGGTCTGGTTGATCCAGTTGATCAGGGAGTCGAGGTACTGGGGGAAGTTCTCGACCATGTCGACGATCTGGCCCGCGAGCATCGAGCCGAGCAGCACGACGAACCCGACACCCACGACGATCACGGTGAGGAAGACGAGGAAGGTGGCCGGGCCGCGGCGCATGCCGCGCGCGGCCATACGCCCCACCGCCGGCTCCATCGCGAGGGCGAGGAAGAAGGCGAGCAGGACGTTGACGAGCAGCCCGACGAGCTGGTGGAAGGCCCAGCTGCCCAGTTGGAAGCAGGCGACGAGCGTCAGGGCGAGCACCAGGGCACGGGGCAGCCAGCGGGGCATCCGTTCCCCCCTGACGCCCCCGGCCTCACCGGGGACGACGGCGGAATCGGGCGCGTGCCCGGAGACCTCGGGGACCTCGGGGACCTCGGGGACCTCGGGGACCTCGGCGGGGGTGTCGGGCTCGGGGGCCACGGCGGTCGCGGCCGGGCCGGGGGCGGCGGTCGCCGTGACGGCAGCGGCCGTGGAGGTCGCCCCGCGGGCCGTCCGCCCGCCCGTCGCCTCGGTCCGGCCGCTCCCCGTCACGCGCGGGGGCATCGGCTCACGGGTGCTGTCGTCGTTCTCGTCGGTCGGTGCCACCCCGCCAGTCTCCCGCACCGCGCGAGGGTTCCGTTCCGCCCCGCCGCCCGTCGGCGGACCCGGGGCGCCGACACCGCGCGGGCGGGTCTCAGCGTTTCTCCGCGGGGACGCCGACGGCCGAGCAGACCGCCCGCCACACGTCCTTCGCCTCCCATCCGGCGTCCAGGGCCTCGTGGACCGTCCGGCCGCCCAGTTCGGACATCACGTGGTCCCGTGCGAAGGACTCGGCGTAGGACCCACCGAAGTGGTCCGCCATCCGCTCCCAGAAAATCGTCAACCGCATGCCCCCAGTATCGCGCTCCCAAGAGTGCAGCCCGGCCCGTACCCCTTGTCATACGCTCTGGGCGGCCTACGGTCGGAGCATGGCTGGAACTCCTCTCGCGGCCCCACTCCCGGCTCCGCCCACGACCCCCCTCGCACGCGCCGAGCACTTCGTCTGGCTCACGGCCCGTGTCCTCGAACAACGCAGGTTCGCCTATCACTTCCTGCGTGGTGACGCGGAACCGGTCGAGACGGCCCTGGCCGCTTACCTGAACGAGGACGGCGGCTACGGGCACGCCCTCGAACCGGATCTGCGCGGCCCGGTCAGCCAGCCCTTGCACACCGGCGCCGCCCTGCGGGTCCTGGACGCCATCGGGCGCTGCGGCGGGATGCGCGTGGAACGGATCTGCCGCTATCTCACCGAGGTCTCCACGCACGAGGGCGCGCTGCCCGCGGTGACTCCCTCCCAGCGCGGCTACCCGTCCGCGCCCTTCGTCCCCGTCGTCGACGACCCGCCCGGCTCGCTGCTGGCCACCGGGCCGGTGGTCGGTCTGCTCCACCGCAACCAGGTCTGGCACGCCTGGCTGTTCCGTGCCACGGAGTTCTGCTGGGCCGCGGTCGAGGCGCTGGAGACCTCGCACCCGTACGAGGTCCAGGCCGCGGTCGCCTTCCTGGACGGCGTCCCGGACCGCTCGCGCGCCCAGGTGCTGGGCGACCGGCTGGGCCGGATGGTCCGTGAGCAGAAGCTCGCGGTGCTGGACCCGGACCGGCTCGACGACTTCCCGGTGTCCCCCGGGTACGCGCCCGGCGAGCACCATTTCCCCTACGACTACGCCCGGGTACCGGACTCACTGGCGCGCCGCTGGTTCACGGACGAGGAGATGGGACGCTCGCTCGACCGTCTCGCCGCGGCGCAGCGGGAGGACGGCGGCTGGCCGGTCGCATGGCGGCAGTGGGCTCCGGGCACCTCCCTGGAGGCGCGGCCGATCGTCACGATCGAGGCGCTGCGGACCCTGCGCGCGCACGGGCGTCGGATCGGCTGACCCGTACCCGCCGACGGCCGTGAGCGGGGAGAGCCGTGGCGCGCGCCCGTCCCGGTCAGCCGCCGAGAGCGCGGACGCCCGCCGTCACCAGCACCGCCGCGGCCACCACGAGCAGGAAGGGCGCGCGCAGGACCAGTGCCACGGCCGCCGCCGCGAGTCCGGCGGCTCGGGCGTCCAGGGCCGGCAGGCCGCCGGCGCTGAAGGTCTGCTGGGCGGTGAGCGCGGCCAGCAGGGCGACGGGCAACAGGCCCGCGAGTCGCTGGACCAGGGGCCGTTCCAGGGTGCCCGCGGGGACCAACAGTCCGAGGAGCTTGACCAGGTAGCACCCGACAGCGGTGAGGCCGATCGCGATCCAGACGTTCATCGGGCGTCCTCCTTGTACTCGCCTGCCCCGCCGGCGCCA encodes:
- a CDS encoding DUF3046 domain-containing protein — translated: MRLTIFWERMADHFGGSYAESFARDHVMSELGGRTVHEALDAGWEAKDVWRAVCSAVGVPAEKR
- a CDS encoding AzlD domain-containing protein; its protein translation is MNVWIAIGLTAVGCYLVKLLGLLVPAGTLERPLVQRLAGLLPVALLAALTAQQTFSAGGLPALDARAAGLAAAAVALVLRAPFLLVVAAAVLVTAGVRALGG